The proteins below are encoded in one region of Segatella copri:
- a CDS encoding carbon-nitrogen hydrolase, translated as MKVGLLQLHNTADIANNKQRLAEGIIDLAHRGAELIVLQELHNSLYFCQVEDVDLFDLAEPIPGPSTDFYGKLAKDLGVVIVTSLFERRAPGLYHNTAVVMEKDGSIAGKYRKMHIPDDPAYYEKFYFTPGDLGFHPIQTSVGKLGVLVCWDQWYPEAARLMALQGAEMLIYPTAIGYATYDTEEEQQRQREAWTTVMRGHAVANGLPVVAVNRVGFEPDPSGQTEGIQFWGSSFVAGPQGELYYRASDQEEESLVVDIDLKHSENVRRWWPFLRDRRIENYGDITKRFID; from the coding sequence ATGAAAGTCGGTTTATTACAACTTCATAATACGGCAGATATCGCCAACAACAAGCAGCGCCTGGCAGAAGGCATCATCGACCTCGCCCATCGCGGCGCAGAGCTCATCGTGCTTCAGGAGCTTCATAACTCCCTCTATTTCTGTCAGGTAGAGGATGTTGACCTCTTCGACCTGGCAGAGCCTATTCCGGGCCCTTCGACCGATTTCTACGGCAAGCTTGCCAAGGATCTCGGCGTTGTCATCGTCACCTCCCTCTTCGAGCGCCGCGCTCCGGGGCTCTACCACAATACGGCGGTAGTGATGGAGAAGGATGGAAGCATAGCCGGAAAATACCGCAAGATGCACATCCCCGACGATCCTGCCTACTACGAGAAGTTCTATTTCACTCCGGGCGACCTCGGTTTCCACCCTATCCAGACCTCTGTAGGCAAGCTCGGCGTGCTGGTTTGCTGGGACCAGTGGTATCCCGAAGCAGCCCGTCTGATGGCGCTGCAGGGAGCCGAAATGCTCATCTATCCTACCGCCATCGGCTATGCCACCTATGATACCGAGGAGGAGCAGCAGCGCCAGCGCGAGGCGTGGACTACCGTGATGCGAGGCCATGCCGTAGCCAACGGATTGCCGGTCGTTGCCGTAAACCGCGTAGGTTTCGAGCCTGATCCTAGCGGTCAGACCGAGGGCATCCAGTTCTGGGGCAGCAGTTTCGTAGCCGGTCCTCAGGGCGAGCTCTACTACCGTGCCAGCGATCAGGAAGAAGAGAGCCTGGTGGTAGATATCGACCTGAAGCACAGCGAGAATGTGCGCCGCTGGTGGCCATTCCTCCGCGACCGCCGCATCGAGAACTACGGAGATATTACCAAGCGATTTATCGATTAA
- a CDS encoding helix-turn-helix domain-containing protein: MDTLDRTTFENGMRQLMQRLDKHEAVLNVINESGRDMMQTIPKLEDELLDNQDLCLMLHVSKRTLQRYRSSGMIPYRLLKRKPYYKRSDVEDFIRTYAKEIKKENDGNRKARIYV; encoded by the coding sequence ATGGATACACTTGACAGAACAACATTTGAGAATGGTATGAGACAGCTTATGCAGAGACTTGACAAGCATGAGGCAGTTCTCAATGTCATCAACGAGTCTGGAAGGGATATGATGCAGACCATCCCTAAACTTGAAGATGAACTGCTTGACAACCAAGACCTGTGTCTCATGCTCCATGTGAGCAAGCGTACATTGCAGCGATACCGTAGTAGCGGAATGATCCCTTATCGACTATTGAAGCGTAAGCCGTACTACAAACGCTCCGATGTGGAGGATTTTATCAGAACGTATGCAAAGGAAATAAAGAAAGAAAACGACGGGAACAGAAAAGCCCGCATTTATGTATAA
- a CDS encoding AEC family transporter: protein MENLEVMVILFIIVILGYVACKLGYMGDKFDKKLSSMVVDITCPLLVLSSVMGDELPDRTLILPLLGVGFLTYILLLVFGFWVPRLITRNHDDQGMIGFALMFANVGFIGYPIVSSIFGPKAIFYAALLNMPNTFFIFTAGVMLIKGEYSIKQFNPKVLFSPALLGAFVAALLVAFGVHTPDIIARPVTMVGNITVPAALMIIGSSMAKLPVKEIIGSPKVYLSSFLRLVVVPLSIYFLFKVCGVSDQVNDINTVVIAMPVASFGTMFCLKYGRNPSLITEMTFITTVGSIITIPLITLLFS from the coding sequence ATGGAGAATTTGGAAGTGATGGTGATACTTTTCATCATCGTGATTTTAGGTTACGTCGCCTGCAAGTTGGGATATATGGGCGACAAGTTTGACAAGAAGCTATCCAGCATGGTGGTAGATATCACCTGTCCCCTGCTGGTGCTCTCGTCAGTAATGGGCGATGAGCTGCCCGACCGCACGCTCATCCTTCCCCTCCTGGGCGTAGGTTTTCTTACCTACATCCTTTTGCTGGTATTCGGTTTCTGGGTGCCGCGTCTCATCACGCGCAATCATGATGACCAGGGCATGATAGGTTTTGCGCTGATGTTTGCCAATGTAGGTTTCATCGGCTACCCTATTGTTTCGAGCATATTCGGTCCGAAGGCCATTTTTTATGCCGCGCTGCTCAACATGCCGAACACCTTTTTTATTTTTACGGCAGGTGTAATGCTCATCAAGGGCGAGTACAGCATCAAGCAGTTCAATCCTAAGGTGCTGTTTTCTCCGGCTCTTCTGGGTGCCTTTGTTGCCGCCCTCCTGGTAGCTTTCGGGGTTCATACGCCTGATATCATTGCGCGTCCGGTAACGATGGTGGGCAACATAACGGTTCCGGCAGCCCTGATGATTATCGGCTCCTCGATGGCTAAGTTGCCGGTGAAGGAGATTATCGGCAGTCCTAAGGTATACCTCTCCTCGTTCTTGCGTCTTGTGGTAGTACCTCTGAGTATTTATTTCCTGTTCAAGGTATGTGGTGTAAGCGATCAGGTCAACGACATCAATACGGTTGTCATTGCGATGCCCGTAGCCAGTTTCGGCACGATGTTCTGTCTGAAATACGGCCGCAATCCTTCGCTCATCACCGAGATGACATTCATCACCACGGTTGGCAGCATCATCACCATCCCGCTCATCACCCTCCTCTTTTCGTAA
- a CDS encoding C10 family peptidase: MKRLLHIQFLLVLLLALGYSPLQAKRITQWQAQQQAYSFWGKQMPQKAKAKSRTATTASPSDAYYVFNNDAGGFVIIAGDDAVTPVLGYTSTGSFDAENLPDGLKDLLKSYERQIAALGDNYVANQTATRAAFTGENLLNTAKWNQNAPFNKYTPNNYVTGCVATAGAIVMKHHGYPAKGTGSHTYTWNGQDLTANFEHDYDWASMPDKYTSGNDEAFNGVARLMSDLGVAVEMQYAKGGSGATMEALVTALKKYFGYSKYARLLAIADLGAEVWNDRLRAEIDADRPILYSAVNSNEGGHSFVIDGYKDESFSVNWGWGGYCDGFYRIGALNPETGGKPLGDQYNLSQSAVFSLQPSDGEEVISNLGFIKIDGYLETMNMNVTDVKADKKLNLYLLPLQSQGDNPFTGEVAIALKNAKGKTRKVFGAKTIKDFKPSFYKPLITLEGSCPVDAQEGDYLAIVSKEDGTDEYVEILGPDVEEVHLPATGFQPRTFEVKTELGEGAQFVEASSAYNWVSRLYNGKPLQGCPYYFDVKIDAGIAKSFIELDGKSVPTASFSNGATFYAISPGVKPVYNLVVKTYRTYEEKTVEVTLAAPGQLKAELDSKNLDYYVYTNIKVNGEIDKRDFDELNCHSFTGIDLSNAKVVAYGYFKADMIPNFAFENNAYLEHFKMPAGVKELGSNAFMLTKLKEIDLPETIEEFGRNTFNACFELKNVYMRHKEAPYWINWCVFAAKGDITRTLHLYPGSKAKYEAHSNTQDWIVYFDNVVEDLEPTGIHSVTLDKKPGNAAIYDLNGRRIQNVPSRGIYIQNGKKISVK; encoded by the coding sequence ATGAAGCGACTATTACACATTCAATTTCTATTGGTATTGTTGCTGGCGCTGGGATACTCTCCTCTGCAAGCCAAGCGAATCACACAGTGGCAGGCTCAGCAACAGGCCTACAGCTTCTGGGGAAAACAGATGCCGCAGAAGGCGAAGGCGAAGAGCCGCACGGCTACTACTGCATCGCCATCGGATGCTTACTATGTATTTAACAACGACGCAGGCGGATTCGTCATTATCGCTGGTGATGATGCCGTAACGCCAGTATTGGGCTATACTTCAACGGGATCATTTGATGCCGAGAATCTGCCTGACGGACTGAAGGACCTGCTGAAGAGCTATGAACGGCAGATTGCGGCGCTGGGCGACAATTATGTAGCGAACCAGACTGCCACGAGAGCCGCTTTTACAGGCGAAAACCTGCTCAATACCGCAAAATGGAACCAGAATGCTCCATTCAACAAGTATACGCCAAACAACTATGTAACAGGCTGTGTAGCAACGGCTGGAGCCATCGTAATGAAGCACCACGGCTATCCTGCCAAGGGTACCGGAAGTCATACTTATACCTGGAATGGACAGGACCTTACTGCAAATTTCGAGCATGATTATGACTGGGCAAGCATGCCTGATAAGTATACTAGTGGTAATGATGAGGCATTTAACGGTGTTGCCAGACTGATGTCAGACTTGGGTGTTGCCGTGGAGATGCAATATGCCAAGGGTGGAAGCGGTGCTACGATGGAAGCCCTGGTAACTGCTCTGAAAAAGTATTTCGGTTACAGTAAGTATGCCAGACTTCTGGCAATAGCGGATTTGGGTGCAGAAGTCTGGAACGACAGATTGCGTGCCGAGATTGATGCCGACCGTCCGATTCTTTATTCTGCTGTTAATTCTAATGAAGGAGGTCACTCCTTTGTGATTGATGGCTATAAGGATGAAAGCTTCAGCGTAAACTGGGGTTGGGGTGGATATTGTGATGGATTCTATCGCATCGGTGCCCTCAATCCTGAAACTGGCGGAAAGCCTCTGGGCGATCAGTATAATCTGTCTCAATCGGCTGTATTCTCACTTCAGCCATCTGACGGCGAGGAAGTTATTTCTAATCTGGGATTCATCAAGATTGATGGTTATCTGGAAACGATGAACATGAATGTTACTGATGTGAAGGCTGATAAAAAACTGAATCTCTATCTTTTACCTCTTCAAAGCCAGGGTGACAATCCGTTTACGGGAGAAGTAGCGATAGCTTTGAAGAATGCCAAGGGCAAAACCCGTAAAGTCTTTGGGGCAAAAACGATTAAGGACTTTAAACCTAGTTTTTATAAGCCTTTAATCACATTAGAGGGATCTTGTCCGGTGGATGCTCAGGAGGGTGACTACCTGGCTATTGTTTCTAAGGAAGACGGAACTGACGAATATGTAGAAATCTTAGGACCTGATGTGGAGGAAGTTCATTTGCCTGCTACAGGATTCCAGCCTCGCACATTCGAAGTGAAAACGGAATTGGGCGAAGGGGCGCAGTTTGTAGAGGCTTCTTCAGCTTATAATTGGGTTAGCAGATTATACAATGGTAAGCCATTGCAGGGCTGTCCTTATTATTTCGATGTGAAGATAGATGCAGGTATTGCCAAGAGTTTTATTGAATTGGATGGTAAGAGTGTTCCTACGGCATCTTTCTCTAATGGTGCTACGTTTTATGCTATATCTCCAGGTGTAAAACCTGTTTATAACCTGGTCGTTAAGACATATCGCACCTATGAGGAAAAGACTGTTGAGGTAACTTTAGCTGCACCGGGACAACTGAAGGCTGAATTGGATAGTAAGAATCTGGATTATTATGTATATACAAATATCAAAGTAAACGGCGAGATTGACAAGCGCGACTTTGACGAATTGAACTGCCATTCTTTTACAGGCATCGACTTGAGTAATGCCAAGGTTGTGGCTTATGGTTATTTCAAGGCTGATATGATTCCAAATTTTGCATTTGAAAACAATGCTTATCTTGAGCATTTCAAGATGCCTGCAGGTGTCAAGGAGTTAGGTTCCAATGCCTTTATGTTAACCAAACTGAAGGAAATTGATTTACCTGAGACGATAGAGGAATTCGGCCGCAACACATTCAATGCCTGCTTCGAATTGAAGAATGTATATATGCGTCATAAGGAGGCACCTTACTGGATAAACTGGTGTGTATTTGCCGCCAAGGGTGATATAACCCGCACGCTGCATCTCTATCCGGGCAGCAAGGCGAAGTATGAGGCTCATTCGAATACCCAGGATTGGATAGTCTACTTTGATAATGTGGTAGAGGATCTGGAGCCTACCGGCATCCATTCTGTAACATTGGATAAGAAGCCAGGCAATGCTGCCATTTATGACCTGAACGGCCGCCGCATACAAAATGTTCCATCTAGGGGTATCTATATCCAGAATGGAAAGAAAATCAGCGTTAAGTAA
- a CDS encoding Nif3-like dinuclear metal center hexameric protein: MKIKQVVDALEHYAPLPLQEGYDNAGLQVGLTEAVEMSGALLCLDVTEAVVEEAIQKGCNLIVSHHPLIFRKLARISDENYVQRTVRKAIKNDITIVAMHTNMDAAAGGVNFKIAEKLGLRNVQFFAGEKEVDGVKGGEGVIGEVAEDLAADDLVLMLKERFGVECVQCNQLLRRPIRKVALCGGAGAFLLDAAIKAGADAFITGEMSYHEYFGHEQEIQICVIGHYQSEQFTGEIFRSIIQENFPDAKCCISEINTNPILYL; encoded by the coding sequence GTGAAAATAAAACAGGTAGTTGATGCCCTTGAACATTACGCGCCTCTGCCCTTGCAGGAAGGATATGATAATGCCGGCCTGCAAGTTGGATTGACAGAGGCGGTAGAAATGTCAGGGGCATTGTTGTGTCTTGACGTTACTGAAGCCGTGGTTGAAGAGGCCATCCAGAAGGGCTGTAACCTCATCGTGAGCCATCATCCGCTGATATTCCGCAAACTGGCGAGAATCTCGGACGAGAACTACGTGCAGCGTACCGTGCGCAAGGCGATTAAGAATGATATTACCATCGTGGCGATGCATACCAACATGGATGCGGCTGCGGGCGGCGTGAACTTCAAGATTGCCGAGAAACTGGGACTGCGAAACGTGCAGTTCTTTGCAGGCGAGAAGGAAGTGGACGGCGTGAAGGGCGGCGAGGGCGTCATCGGAGAGGTGGCTGAGGACCTGGCAGCCGACGACTTGGTGCTGATGCTCAAGGAGCGGTTTGGCGTGGAGTGCGTGCAGTGCAACCAGTTGCTTCGACGTCCTATCAGGAAGGTGGCTCTCTGCGGTGGAGCAGGTGCTTTCTTGCTCGACGCAGCCATCAAGGCTGGTGCCGATGCCTTCATCACGGGCGAGATGAGCTATCACGAGTATTTCGGCCACGAGCAGGAGATTCAGATCTGCGTCATCGGCCACTATCAGAGTGAGCAGTTTACGGGCGAAATCTTCCGCAGCATCATTCAGGAGAATTTCCCTGATGCCAAATGCTGCATCTCGGAGATAAATACGAATCCGATATTGTATTTATAG
- a CDS encoding agmatine deiminase family protein translates to MHQSTLPCDFALPAEWEPQSAIMLTWPHAGTDWKPYLPEITDTYLELADIITRYEQLLVATPDVPATRYQLKKKLSAEQMSRVLLYEVESNDTWVRDHGPLTMVLRKKQNTWMVPYRILDFKFNGWGEKFRWEKDNAITLQLYYQAAFNADIENHQGFVLEGGSIESDGKGTLFTTSQCLLAPHRNQPLDHDSIDHLLQTFFQLKRVVWLDHGNLIGDDTDGHIDTIVRVAPHDTLLYVGCDNPEDEQYEDFQALEKQLKGLFTWEGYPYRLLKLPMPDPIYDEGDCLTTNPESEGDRLPATYANFLILNKAVIYPTYNQPEKDEEARKQIQLAFPDREIIGVDSQTIIRQHGSIHCITMQLPEGALRDSKFNTQHSTFNI, encoded by the coding sequence ATGCATCAATCTACATTACCCTGCGATTTCGCACTCCCTGCCGAATGGGAGCCACAGAGCGCCATCATGCTCACCTGGCCACATGCCGGCACCGACTGGAAGCCGTATCTGCCTGAAATTACAGATACTTATCTCGAACTGGCAGATATCATCACGCGCTACGAGCAGCTGCTTGTGGCTACACCCGATGTGCCTGCCACCCGATACCAGCTCAAGAAAAAGCTCTCTGCCGAACAGATGAGCCGCGTGCTGCTCTACGAGGTAGAAAGCAATGATACCTGGGTGCGCGACCACGGACCCCTCACGATGGTGCTGCGCAAAAAGCAGAACACCTGGATGGTGCCTTACCGCATACTCGACTTCAAGTTCAACGGCTGGGGCGAAAAGTTCAGATGGGAGAAGGATAATGCCATCACCCTGCAACTATACTATCAGGCAGCCTTCAATGCCGATATAGAGAACCACCAGGGCTTCGTGCTCGAAGGAGGCAGCATCGAGAGTGACGGAAAGGGTACACTCTTCACCACCTCACAGTGCCTGCTGGCGCCTCACCGCAACCAGCCGCTCGACCACGACAGCATCGACCATCTGCTGCAGACTTTCTTCCAGCTCAAGAGAGTCGTCTGGCTGGATCACGGCAATCTGATTGGCGATGATACCGACGGCCACATCGACACCATCGTGAGAGTGGCACCGCACGACACCTTATTATATGTAGGCTGCGATAATCCGGAAGATGAGCAGTATGAGGACTTCCAGGCACTGGAGAAGCAGCTCAAGGGCCTCTTCACCTGGGAGGGATACCCTTACCGCTTGCTCAAACTGCCGATGCCCGACCCTATCTATGATGAGGGCGACTGCCTCACCACCAACCCGGAGAGCGAGGGCGACCGCCTGCCTGCCACCTACGCCAACTTCCTGATACTGAACAAGGCGGTGATTTATCCCACCTACAATCAGCCGGAAAAGGACGAGGAGGCACGCAAGCAGATTCAGCTCGCCTTCCCCGACCGCGAAATCATCGGCGTAGATTCGCAGACCATCATCCGCCAGCATGGCAGCATCCACTGCATCACCATGCAGTTGCCCGAGGGAGCCCTCAGAGACTCAAAATTCAACACTCAACATTCAACATTTAACATTTAA
- a CDS encoding TerB family tellurite resistance protein → MAAGKWIGGVLGFITAGPLGALAGYALGSLFEHGLDAVNRDGDHHYNNAYDAYSDQQHSGRQGFGNQGYSRQQSYEGERNSFMFSLLVLSSYIINADGKIMHSEMEMVRRFLRQNFGEAAKQQGEEILLKLFEQQKQMGMQQYRSVIQDSCHQIRANMMYEQRLQLLNFLVMIAQADGVVNSQEIQALKEMAIHMGLSAEDVDQMLNLESGASSAGSLDDAYRVLGISPDASNDEVKAAYRKMALKHHPDKVAALGEDVRRAAEKKFQEINDAKDRIYKARGL, encoded by the coding sequence ATGGCAGCAGGTAAATGGATTGGTGGTGTGCTCGGTTTCATCACAGCCGGTCCGCTGGGAGCTCTGGCAGGCTATGCCCTCGGTTCCCTCTTTGAGCACGGACTGGATGCGGTAAACCGCGACGGCGACCACCATTACAACAACGCCTACGATGCCTACAGCGACCAGCAGCACAGCGGCCGCCAGGGCTTCGGAAACCAGGGCTACAGCCGCCAGCAGAGCTATGAGGGAGAGCGAAACTCCTTCATGTTCTCGCTGCTGGTGCTCAGCTCCTACATCATCAATGCAGATGGCAAGATCATGCATTCCGAGATGGAGATGGTGCGCCGCTTCCTGCGTCAGAATTTCGGCGAGGCAGCCAAGCAGCAGGGCGAGGAAATCCTCCTCAAACTCTTCGAACAGCAGAAGCAGATGGGCATGCAGCAGTACCGTTCGGTGATACAGGACAGCTGTCATCAGATACGTGCCAACATGATGTATGAACAGCGCCTGCAGTTGCTCAATTTCCTCGTCATGATAGCCCAGGCCGATGGAGTTGTGAATTCTCAGGAGATTCAGGCACTCAAGGAGATGGCCATCCACATGGGTCTTTCTGCCGAGGATGTAGACCAGATGCTGAACCTGGAGAGCGGGGCTTCTTCAGCAGGCAGCCTGGATGATGCCTACCGTGTTCTGGGTATCAGTCCGGATGCATCAAACGATGAGGTGAAGGCCGCTTACCGCAAGATGGCGCTCAAGCATCATCCTGACAAGGTAGCAGCCCTAGGCGAAGATGTGCGCCGTGCAGCCGAGAAGAAATTTCAGGAAATCAACGACGCCAAAGACCGCATTTACAAGGCTAGAGGACTCTAG
- a CDS encoding helix-turn-helix domain-containing protein has product MIQTVLNEDHEIIVEVLKTIRQSMRKADKLAECSHFPLNGEMYLTDRDVAARLHISKRTLQEYRHAAILPYFIIGGKVLYRESDIQALLESNYSNHQNEL; this is encoded by the coding sequence ATGATACAGACAGTATTGAATGAAGACCACGAGATTATTGTCGAAGTATTGAAAACAATTCGACAAAGCATGAGAAAGGCTGACAAGCTGGCTGAATGCAGTCATTTCCCGTTGAACGGCGAGATGTATCTGACAGACAGGGATGTTGCAGCCCGTCTACACATCAGCAAGCGGACCTTGCAGGAATACCGACATGCAGCTATCTTGCCTTATTTTATCATTGGAGGTAAAGTACTGTATCGGGAATCCGACATTCAGGCTCTGTTGGAAAGTAATTACAGTAACCACCAAAATGAACTATAA
- a CDS encoding helix-turn-helix domain-containing protein, which translates to MEIITIDSLAFKELTGQIREIAAYVRKYGTAIREENDTGKEYLTSAEVCEMLHISSRTLQRMRDAKVIGFTFVGNACRFRRSDIEKYLKERGTT; encoded by the coding sequence ATGGAAATCATAACAATAGACAGCTTGGCGTTCAAGGAACTGACTGGGCAAATAAGAGAGATTGCAGCGTACGTAAGAAAATATGGTACAGCAATCAGAGAAGAGAATGACACAGGAAAGGAGTACCTTACCAGTGCGGAGGTCTGCGAGATGCTTCATATCAGCAGCCGCACCCTGCAGCGCATGAGAGATGCCAAAGTTATAGGCTTTACCTTCGTAGGCAATGCGTGCCGTTTCAGACGGTCAGATATAGAGAAGTACCTCAAGGAAAGAGGAACAACATAA
- a CDS encoding helix-turn-helix domain-containing protein: MDIVIIERKTFDLLLESVKALTRKVDFLLEKSKDRSLAKWMDSEDVCKALNLSKRSLQSLRDKDLLPCTQIGRKFYYKPADVENFILHSAGTIEADCV, encoded by the coding sequence ATGGATATAGTAATCATTGAAAGAAAGACCTTCGATTTGCTTCTGGAGAGTGTGAAGGCATTGACGAGAAAGGTGGACTTCCTATTGGAGAAATCTAAAGACAGAAGTCTGGCTAAGTGGATGGATTCAGAAGACGTCTGTAAGGCTCTGAACCTTAGCAAACGATCCCTACAGAGTCTGCGTGACAAGGATTTGCTTCCATGCACCCAGATTGGAAGAAAGTTCTATTACAAGCCTGCTGATGTGGAAAACTTCATATTGCATAGTGCAGGCACAATAGAGGCGGACTGCGTATGA
- a CDS encoding site-specific integrase, translating to MSRSTFRVLFYLKRNAPKKNGLIPVMCRITVNGKISQFSCKLDVDEKMWSVELGRMSGRSIVAQEANRKLDKILVGINKAYQDVCDKDSYVTAEKVRNSYLGMGMNHKTLLAVFRKHNEDYAKLVGKMKSQRSYWKYRVVYKHLEEFIKQRYKMEDIALKELTPAFITDFEVFLRIEKGHCTNTVWSYMMPFRSIIFMAINNGWLARDPFYAYHISKEETKRGFLTMEEITKLINGQFTKKKYELVRDLFVFCCFTGLSWTDMRNLTKSNIQTSFDGHVWIKTSRQKTGVESDIRLLEVAKHIIDKYEGLAKDDRLLPVPAYSVCKYDIKQVAKQCGIEKNVSWHVSRHSFATSVCLSNGVPIETLSKMMGHTSIRSTQIYAKITAQKLSDDMEKLSQRIQSVENIICQTI from the coding sequence ATGAGCAGATCAACATTCAGAGTATTATTCTATCTGAAGCGTAATGCGCCAAAGAAGAACGGACTGATTCCAGTCATGTGCCGTATTACGGTAAACGGCAAGATTTCACAGTTCAGCTGTAAGTTGGACGTGGATGAGAAAATGTGGAGCGTGGAACTTGGTCGCATGAGTGGACGAAGCATCGTTGCGCAAGAGGCCAACCGAAAGCTGGACAAGATTCTTGTCGGCATCAATAAGGCTTATCAAGATGTATGTGATAAGGATAGCTATGTCACAGCAGAGAAAGTGCGTAATTCCTATCTTGGTATGGGGATGAACCACAAGACCCTTCTTGCAGTATTCCGTAAGCACAACGAAGACTATGCCAAGCTTGTTGGCAAGATGAAAAGCCAGCGTAGCTATTGGAAATACAGAGTGGTTTACAAGCATCTGGAGGAGTTTATCAAACAGCGTTATAAGATGGAAGACATTGCGCTTAAAGAACTCACCCCTGCATTCATCACCGATTTCGAAGTTTTTTTGCGAATAGAGAAAGGTCACTGCACCAATACTGTATGGTCGTATATGATGCCTTTCAGAAGCATCATATTTATGGCTATCAACAACGGTTGGCTTGCACGTGATCCATTCTATGCCTATCACATCAGTAAGGAGGAAACAAAGCGAGGTTTCCTGACAATGGAGGAAATAACAAAGTTGATCAACGGACAGTTTACCAAAAAGAAATACGAACTTGTCCGTGACCTATTCGTTTTCTGTTGCTTCACCGGACTGAGCTGGACAGACATGCGCAATCTGACCAAGAGCAATATTCAGACCTCTTTTGATGGACATGTGTGGATTAAGACATCGCGACAAAAGACAGGCGTGGAAAGTGATATTCGGTTACTTGAAGTAGCCAAGCATATCATTGATAAATATGAAGGATTGGCAAAAGATGACCGTTTATTGCCGGTTCCTGCTTATAGCGTATGCAAATATGATATAAAGCAAGTTGCCAAACAATGTGGTATAGAGAAGAATGTGTCCTGGCATGTCTCTCGTCATAGCTTTGCTACCTCGGTCTGTCTCTCCAATGGTGTGCCTATTGAGACACTCTCCAAGATGATGGGACACACAAGCATCAGAAGTACGCAAATCTATGCCAAGATAACCGCTCAGAAGTTGAGTGACGATATGGAAAAATTGTCACAGCGCATACAATCTGTCGAAAATATCATTTGTCAAACCATCTAA
- a CDS encoding zinc ribbon domain-containing protein gives MAKKDPTDLTVEEKLKALYQLQTTLSAIDEKRALRGELPLEVQDLEDDIAGLTTRIEKIQTDIEQFDRAIDQKQHEIEEAQASVERYKKQLEMVSNNREYDTLSKEIEFQELEIELCSKKIREAQQTINERLYDLHKAEDQKADREKGLVMKRSELESIMAETREEEENLKEKAFELEKKIEPRLLQSFKRIRNGARNGLGIVYVQRDACGGCFNKIPPQRQLDIKMHKKIIPCEYCGRILIDPELAGVKIESPKTEEKPKRKRAIRRRKTEGED, from the coding sequence ATGGCAAAGAAAGATCCTACAGATTTGACAGTGGAAGAGAAGTTGAAGGCTCTCTATCAGCTTCAGACCACCTTGTCTGCAATTGATGAAAAGCGTGCGTTGAGAGGTGAGTTGCCTCTCGAAGTTCAGGATTTGGAAGACGATATTGCTGGTCTTACCACCCGTATCGAGAAAATCCAGACCGATATTGAGCAGTTTGACCGCGCCATCGATCAGAAGCAGCATGAGATTGAGGAGGCTCAGGCTAGCGTGGAGCGTTATAAGAAGCAGCTCGAAATGGTTAGCAATAACCGCGAGTATGATACTTTGAGCAAGGAAATCGAGTTCCAGGAGCTGGAAATCGAACTTTGCAGCAAGAAAATCCGCGAGGCGCAGCAGACAATCAACGAGCGCCTGTACGACCTTCACAAGGCTGAGGACCAGAAGGCAGACCGCGAGAAGGGTCTGGTAATGAAGCGTTCTGAGCTTGAGTCTATCATGGCTGAAACCCGTGAGGAAGAGGAGAATTTGAAGGAGAAGGCATTCGAACTCGAGAAGAAGATTGAGCCACGTTTGCTCCAGAGCTTCAAGCGCATCCGTAATGGTGCCCGCAACGGTTTGGGTATCGTTTACGTGCAGCGTGACGCATGTGGCGGTTGCTTCAACAAGATTCCACCTCAGCGCCAGCTCGATATCAAGATGCACAAGAAGATTATCCCTTGTGAGTATTGTGGCCGTATCCTCATCGACCCAGAATTGGCTGGTGTTAAGATTGAGTCTCCTAAGACTGAGGAGAAGCCAAAGCGCAAGCGCGCTATCCGCAGAAGAAAGACTGAGGGTGAGGATTAA